The proteins below come from a single Corynebacterium cystitidis genomic window:
- a CDS encoding sensor histidine kinase: MTLRPLDWLYGVAAVVLAVGYTAFLVGESVTLIDVGYATISWAFVPAVLLWRKFPLAAPLAIVALLGLWCVLWLVALPLNTGVSPWLLTVLLAVYAPARYSGVGSVQGPRAAGFSGAARAVLILALVGSCVSPVMWRLGPDLRLEYRSGMDFVVTLAAHWGVVAVTYLVARQRYIRQLQRAEQEQAAREEERLAIAREIHDVLAHSLTLIKVQANAGLVAGQERDALERIKKSSSVALEEVRGVVGKLRGVQPAAQLAHLPELIQRSQSAGLTVQADLADVPVAPATERAIYRIVAEALTNALRHQQDASAQVTVAPDGEFVEVTVASTGAMQPDRSGTGTGLVGSQERARSLGGDLTYAVDGDTFRVHATLRRFP, encoded by the coding sequence ATGACTCTGCGCCCCTTGGATTGGTTGTATGGTGTGGCTGCCGTGGTGCTGGCGGTGGGCTACACCGCGTTTCTGGTTGGTGAGTCTGTCACGCTTATCGACGTCGGCTACGCCACCATCTCCTGGGCGTTCGTGCCGGCGGTGTTGCTGTGGCGCAAGTTCCCGCTGGCCGCGCCGCTGGCGATTGTCGCGCTGCTTGGCCTGTGGTGCGTGTTATGGCTGGTGGCGCTGCCTTTGAACACGGGTGTGTCGCCGTGGCTGCTGACCGTGTTGCTGGCGGTGTACGCCCCGGCCCGCTACAGCGGAGTTGGTAGCGTTCAGGGTCCGCGCGCGGCTGGCTTTTCCGGCGCGGCCCGCGCCGTTCTCATATTAGCGCTGGTCGGCTCGTGTGTGTCGCCGGTGATGTGGAGGCTGGGCCCAGATCTGCGGTTGGAGTACCGCTCGGGTATGGATTTCGTCGTTACGCTCGCTGCGCATTGGGGTGTTGTGGCGGTGACCTATTTGGTTGCGCGTCAACGTTATATTCGGCAACTTCAGCGCGCCGAGCAGGAGCAGGCGGCGCGCGAGGAGGAGCGTTTGGCTATTGCGCGCGAGATTCATGATGTGCTGGCTCATTCGCTGACGTTGATTAAGGTGCAGGCGAATGCTGGTTTGGTGGCTGGTCAGGAGCGTGATGCGTTGGAGCGGATTAAGAAGTCTTCGTCGGTGGCGTTGGAGGAGGTCCGTGGTGTCGTCGGCAAGCTACGTGGTGTGCAACCGGCGGCGCAGCTTGCCCACCTGCCGGAGCTGATTCAGCGTTCGCAGTCGGCGGGGTTGACGGTGCAGGCCGATCTGGCGGACGTGCCGGTAGCGCCTGCGACTGAGCGCGCGATTTACCGCATCGTGGCCGAGGCTTTGACTAACGCGTTGCGCCACCAGCAGGACGCGTCGGCACAGGTCACCGTGGCCCCGGATGGTGAGTTCGTCGAGGTGACAGTCGCGTCGACCGGCGCGATGCAGCCCGATCGGTCCGGCACTGGCACGGGCCTGGTCGGGTCGCAGGAGCGCGCCCGCAGCTTAGGCGGCGACTTGACCTACGCCGTCGACGGCGATACGTTCCGCGTTCACGCCACGTTGAGGAGGTTTCCATGA